A window of the Jeotgalibacillus aurantiacus genome harbors these coding sequences:
- a CDS encoding MFS transporter, with translation MKPQAWLSVNFFAFFFTWGVFLPYWTGWLVFEKDLSVAAASSIIAAGLFARSFSTLFLFPELSKRFSLAVLMKLLPVISTGLLLLFIPIDSFFGLTLVMILFSLFYPNILPMMESNASLLMRTDHIHYGRSRSWGSVGYTVGLIVVGVVTGIWTESAIMGVMFAGSLLMIAAAFQSAPGALQERVSPQRGGYKAVFKTHGFLIVMTICILIQGAHAAYYNYGFIYLQELNVSNGYIGFILNIAVLSEILFFTFADRLLKNTPVSTMFIIASLAAVIRWVAVGLFPTLWIFLITQLFHSLTFGLAHYAFIRYLYRTVEKPLIPTAQGVYASLGMGLSAAVLTQIGGVLYDVSSGLAFIGMGIAVIPAIALSLVMHRKKIA, from the coding sequence ATGAAACCGCAGGCATGGCTTTCCGTTAACTTTTTTGCGTTCTTTTTTACATGGGGCGTATTTCTGCCTTACTGGACAGGATGGCTTGTCTTTGAAAAAGACCTGAGCGTTGCTGCAGCAAGCTCTATTATTGCAGCCGGATTATTCGCCCGATCATTTTCTACTTTATTTTTATTCCCGGAACTCAGCAAGCGCTTCAGCTTAGCCGTTCTGATGAAACTTTTACCGGTTATTTCGACCGGGCTGTTATTATTGTTCATCCCCATTGATTCCTTTTTCGGATTAACACTGGTGATGATCCTGTTCAGCCTGTTCTACCCGAATATCCTGCCTATGATGGAGAGCAATGCCTCTCTTCTCATGAGAACAGATCATATCCACTACGGGCGAAGCCGTTCCTGGGGATCTGTCGGATATACCGTCGGCTTAATTGTAGTCGGTGTCGTGACAGGTATCTGGACGGAATCTGCTATTATGGGCGTGATGTTTGCGGGGTCATTACTGATGATTGCAGCGGCCTTCCAATCAGCTCCCGGTGCACTGCAGGAACGCGTCAGTCCTCAGCGTGGCGGCTACAAGGCCGTCTTTAAAACGCATGGCTTTCTCATCGTGATGACAATCTGCATTTTAATTCAAGGCGCTCACGCTGCTTATTATAATTATGGATTTATTTATCTTCAGGAACTGAACGTGTCAAATGGATACATAGGGTTCATTCTCAATATTGCGGTCCTGTCTGAAATCTTATTTTTCACCTTTGCAGACAGGCTGTTGAAAAACACACCGGTTTCCACTATGTTTATCATTGCTTCACTGGCCGCGGTCATCCGTTGGGTAGCTGTGGGACTATTTCCCACGTTGTGGATTTTTCTCATCACACAATTGTTCCACTCACTCACATTCGGACTCGCACATTATGCCTTTATCCGTTATCTCTACCGGACCGTTGAGAAACCGTTGATCCCGACTGCTCAGGGTGTCTACGCATCATTGGGCATGGGACTGAGTGCAGCCGTGCTCACTCAGATTGGCGGCGTGCTGTATGATGTTTCATCCGGACTTGCCTTTATCGGCATGGGTATCGCTGTTATTCCTGCTATTGCATTATCACTGGTGATGCACCGTAAAAAAATTGCATGA
- a CDS encoding ABC transporter permease subunit — protein sequence MNRHLATGSIMLIILLFITFLGPFLPMVDDSLTQQGARFTDSGIEVPPFPPSPQDPLGSDRDGRDVLSLLVAGSKETLLVIVTIVVIRFAVAAILGIGSYYSGLLKGFLSVWSQLFSFMPPVFFVIFFAGMPFIMFSEHRQLWLILAIALVEVGRTANMIRTSMIQSSKRPFFEAGIVTGCSNVTLFKAYFWPELRLMMLTSFVNDLGRTLFLIAQFAVIGVYLQNAFGSIRGGGVETMNNSFIWPSLLDNINQDVFTAEWVVLSTVGFITFTMVTFYLLSNGIRRFYEERYQQSI from the coding sequence ATGAATCGTCATTTAGCAACGGGCAGCATCATGCTGATCATTTTATTGTTTATCACATTTTTAGGTCCGTTTCTTCCGATGGTGGATGACAGCCTGACGCAGCAGGGGGCAAGATTTACCGATTCAGGAATTGAGGTTCCGCCATTCCCGCCTTCTCCACAGGATCCGCTCGGCTCGGACCGGGATGGACGGGACGTGCTGAGTCTTCTTGTAGCAGGATCTAAGGAAACGTTACTTGTGATCGTAACGATTGTGGTGATCCGCTTTGCAGTAGCTGCGATATTAGGGATTGGCAGCTATTATTCAGGATTGTTGAAAGGTTTCTTATCTGTATGGAGCCAGCTGTTTTCCTTTATGCCACCTGTCTTTTTTGTCATCTTTTTTGCGGGCATGCCATTTATTATGTTTTCTGAACACCGCCAGCTCTGGCTCATCCTTGCAATTGCACTGGTGGAGGTCGGACGAACGGCCAATATGATCAGAACGTCCATGATTCAAAGTTCAAAAAGACCTTTTTTTGAAGCTGGTATCGTAACAGGCTGCTCAAACGTTACTTTATTTAAAGCGTACTTTTGGCCGGAGCTGCGCCTGATGATGCTGACGAGTTTTGTTAATGACCTGGGTCGAACCTTATTTTTAATTGCACAATTTGCCGTGATTGGTGTGTATCTGCAAAATGCTTTCGGTTCCATAAGAGGCGGTGGCGTCGAGACAATGAACAATTCTTTTATCTGGCCGTCGCTTCTCGATAACATCAACCAGGATGTATTCACTGCAGAATGGGTTGTACTTTCAACTGTTGGATTTATTACTTTTACGATGGTGACGTTCTATCTGCTCAGCAACGGGATCCGCCGTTTTTATGAAGAGCGCTATCAACAATCTATTTAA
- a CDS encoding ABC transporter permease subunit, whose protein sequence is MGRNIVKLILQWVFAFGLLFILLLLPREMEMETGASGEFVAAHYTYSADAHVENVKSFFIQLINGEGLGTDRYDRPLLGHAWEMIQRSLWLIIPAFFVSILLGIAKGVFDFQTRHGKRRGAGLQTTWLGLSLPDLFFIIMIQMTMMYLNVNGIVTGLKLYTHETIEAVVMNVIYLSIFPMFYLANITYAALSGEQGADYIRTARAKGVPAFKLLYIHMLRNGLAKIFVHTNTVVLYLLSNLFVIEYLTQYRGAAYYFKEYVAASQRIVDGQSLMVDVGAIVAFTLFFTLMILFAGLISQVARTFLLPHERGSNG, encoded by the coding sequence ATGGGAAGAAATATCGTAAAACTTATTCTGCAGTGGGTGTTTGCTTTCGGCCTGCTGTTTATTCTCCTTCTCCTACCCAGGGAAATGGAGATGGAGACAGGTGCTTCAGGTGAATTTGTAGCAGCTCATTATACCTATTCAGCAGACGCGCATGTGGAAAATGTAAAATCTTTTTTCATACAGCTGATTAACGGAGAAGGGTTGGGAACGGACCGTTATGACAGACCGCTTCTCGGACATGCATGGGAAATGATTCAGAGGAGTCTATGGCTGATTATTCCTGCGTTTTTTGTCAGCATCCTGCTTGGTATTGCAAAAGGTGTATTCGACTTTCAGACAAGACATGGTAAACGGAGGGGTGCGGGTCTTCAGACAACATGGCTCGGGCTTTCTCTGCCGGATCTGTTTTTTATTATCATGATTCAGATGACGATGATGTATCTGAACGTCAACGGGATCGTGACCGGCCTGAAGTTGTACACCCATGAGACGATAGAGGCTGTCGTGATGAATGTCATTTATTTATCTATTTTTCCGATGTTCTATCTGGCGAATATTACATATGCAGCACTGAGTGGGGAACAGGGAGCGGATTATATAAGAACAGCAAGAGCCAAAGGGGTTCCTGCTTTTAAGCTGCTCTATATCCATATGCTTCGCAATGGACTTGCTAAAATTTTTGTCCATACGAACACAGTTGTTCTTTACTTACTGTCGAATTTGTTTGTCATTGAATATTTAACGCAGTATCGTGGAGCGGCCTACTACTTTAAAGAGTATGTAGCTGCTTCGCAACGGATAGTGGATGGCCAATCACTGATGGTCGACGTAGGAGCTATTGTTGCCTTTACATTATTCTTCACTTTAATGATTCTGTTTGCAGGGCTGATCAGTCAGGTTGCAAGAACTTTTTTGCTGCCTCATGAAAGGGGGAGCAACGGATGA
- a CDS encoding pyroglutamyl-peptidase I produces MKTLLLTGFEPFLHFKTNPTMEVVNALHGTEINGWTIEGRILPVDFQQSGDLLIQHYEEIQPGAVISLGLAGGRTHITPERIAINCNDGEKDNEGYKPEGEKIADDGPDGLFSTLPIQEMIDHLKDHGLPGSISNTAGTYLCNHVMYRMLDQIRREGKSIPSGFIHIPSSHEIAVESRKMPSWSQRDLTEAVKLCIEKLN; encoded by the coding sequence ATGAAAACACTACTGTTAACCGGTTTTGAACCGTTTTTACATTTCAAAACGAATCCTACAATGGAGGTTGTGAACGCTCTCCACGGGACTGAGATTAACGGTTGGACAATCGAGGGGCGTATTTTGCCGGTCGACTTTCAGCAGTCCGGTGACCTTTTGATCCAGCACTACGAAGAGATTCAGCCTGGTGCTGTCATATCACTCGGGTTAGCAGGAGGAAGAACGCACATTACGCCTGAACGGATCGCCATCAACTGTAACGATGGGGAAAAAGACAACGAAGGGTACAAGCCGGAAGGTGAAAAAATTGCCGATGATGGACCGGACGGACTGTTTTCCACTCTGCCTATTCAGGAAATGATTGATCATTTAAAGGATCACGGTTTACCGGGGAGTATTTCAAACACGGCTGGAACATACTTGTGTAATCATGTGATGTATCGGATGCTTGATCAGATCAGGCGTGAGGGGAAATCAATTCCATCCGGGTTTATACATATCCCGTCCTCGCATGAAATCGCTGTGGAGTCCAGGAAGATGCCAAGCTGGTCTCAGCGCGATCTGACTGAAGCGGTGAAGTTGTGTATTGAAAAGTTGAATTGA
- a CDS encoding NAD-dependent epimerase/dehydratase family protein: MRLLILGGTQFLGKHITESALKAGHEVTLFNRGKTNAELFPAVKKLTGDRNDDLSALGEGSWDAVIDVSGYVPSQVRKTAELLKDRVKHYTFVSTISVYSDFSKGPAVEEYTPLGELKEETEEVNGATYGPLKQKSEEVVKTIYGKDSLIIRPGLIVGPDDPTDRFTYWVWRASKGGTAVAPGKPARHVQWIDVRDLSEWMIRMVEKQENGTYNAAGAKPFPTMEDYLTTAKRVTNSDVDFIWVEDEALKNHDVTPFVEVPFWIPVSEEIPDGFILADTTRATQKGLTFRPLEETISDTYLWLTSRENHQWKAGMTEEKEKNILSDVQS; this comes from the coding sequence ATGAGGTTATTGATTTTAGGTGGCACACAGTTTCTTGGTAAACACATAACAGAGAGTGCGCTGAAAGCAGGTCATGAGGTGACACTTTTCAACCGTGGAAAAACGAATGCTGAATTATTCCCCGCTGTAAAGAAGCTGACTGGGGACCGGAATGATGATCTTTCTGCACTCGGAGAAGGGAGCTGGGACGCCGTCATTGATGTTTCAGGGTACGTACCATCCCAGGTGAGAAAAACTGCCGAGCTCCTGAAGGACCGGGTGAAGCATTACACGTTCGTATCAACGATCTCTGTTTACAGTGATTTTTCAAAGGGGCCTGCGGTAGAGGAATATACGCCGCTAGGGGAGCTTAAGGAGGAAACAGAAGAAGTAAATGGCGCTACATATGGTCCTCTCAAACAAAAAAGTGAGGAAGTCGTAAAAACGATTTATGGAAAAGATTCATTGATAATCCGTCCAGGCCTGATCGTAGGTCCAGATGATCCAACCGACCGTTTTACTTACTGGGTCTGGCGCGCTTCAAAAGGTGGAACAGCGGTTGCACCCGGTAAGCCGGCTCGTCACGTACAGTGGATTGACGTCAGGGACCTGAGTGAATGGATGATCCGCATGGTGGAAAAGCAGGAGAACGGTACTTATAATGCTGCTGGTGCGAAACCTTTTCCGACCATGGAAGACTACCTGACAACTGCTAAAAGAGTCACCAACTCAGATGTTGACTTTATCTGGGTGGAGGACGAAGCGCTCAAAAATCACGATGTCACACCATTTGTTGAAGTGCCATTCTGGATTCCTGTCTCAGAAGAGATCCCGGACGGATTTATTCTTGCTGATACGACAAGAGCGACACAAAAAGGTTTAACCTTCCGTCCTCTTGAAGAAACAATCAGCGATACGTATCTCTGGTTGACCTCAAGAGAAAATCACCAATGGAAAGCCGGGATGACAGAGGAAAAAGAAAAAAATATATTATCCGATGTGCAATCATAG
- a CDS encoding metal-sensitive transcriptional regulator: MNFTAAEESHCGSERKSHHSDEMKKNLQTRLNRIEGQVRGIKGMIEKDTYCDDVITQIAATQSALNSVSKLLLEGHMKSCIVDRIQEGDLEVVDELLVTMKRLMKK; the protein is encoded by the coding sequence ATGAATTTTACAGCAGCTGAGGAAAGTCATTGCGGTTCAGAAAGAAAAAGTCATCATTCAGACGAAATGAAAAAAAATCTTCAAACCCGCTTAAACAGAATTGAAGGCCAGGTCCGTGGCATCAAAGGAATGATCGAGAAAGATACGTATTGTGATGATGTCATTACACAAATCGCAGCAACCCAGTCAGCCTTAAACAGCGTGTCAAAGCTCCTGCTTGAAGGGCATATGAAAAGCTGTATTGTTGATCGCATTCAGGAAGGCGATTTAGAAGTGGTTGATGAGTTACTCGTCACAATGAAACGGTTAATGAAAAAATAA
- the copZ gene encoding copper chaperone CopZ — translation MVESVTLNVEGMSCQHCVKAVESNVKELGGVNDVRVHLEQGTVDVDFQAAYVSLDQIRETIEDQGYTVK, via the coding sequence ATGGTAGAATCAGTTACACTTAATGTAGAAGGAATGTCATGTCAGCACTGTGTGAAAGCAGTGGAGTCCAACGTTAAAGAACTTGGTGGTGTCAATGATGTACGCGTACATCTTGAACAGGGTACAGTAGATGTTGATTTCCAGGCGGCCTATGTATCACTTGATCAGATCCGTGAAACGATTGAAGACCAGGGGTATACAGTAAAATAA
- a CDS encoding M15 family metallopeptidase, giving the protein MRNGPLVTEKKKKTKWWVALGVTVTILAGASLGALSAYNWSVDAAINGLFGGLVNQEESPEVIDEPAADESETDSDQVSQNPEPDLPEEPPEEAETPVTPDPETPAEPQEPEKTPETVTEPYYVDGVLIANKQHPLPTDFAPGEDPEARAAFNQMAEAASAEGITLVAFSTFRSYDYQVDLYNRYVDQHGQEEADRFSARPGYSEHQTGLGFDIGEAGQEEHWAEDSFKDTAGAKWLAENAHEYGFILRYPAGKEEITGYQYESWHFRYLGKELATEVYNSGLTLEEYLGI; this is encoded by the coding sequence ATGAGAAATGGACCGCTTGTCACAGAAAAAAAGAAAAAAACAAAATGGTGGGTTGCACTTGGTGTAACCGTTACAATTTTAGCAGGGGCCTCACTTGGGGCATTGAGTGCATATAACTGGTCGGTAGATGCGGCCATTAACGGTCTTTTCGGGGGTTTGGTCAATCAGGAGGAATCTCCGGAAGTGATCGATGAACCTGCAGCTGATGAATCGGAAACGGATTCAGACCAGGTAAGTCAGAATCCAGAGCCGGACCTTCCGGAGGAACCTCCTGAAGAAGCAGAAACGCCTGTTACGCCTGACCCTGAAACACCTGCAGAACCCCAGGAGCCTGAAAAAACACCTGAGACCGTAACTGAGCCATATTATGTAGACGGTGTATTGATCGCGAACAAACAGCATCCACTGCCAACGGACTTTGCGCCTGGTGAAGACCCGGAAGCAAGAGCTGCCTTTAATCAAATGGCAGAAGCAGCTTCAGCCGAAGGGATTACACTGGTTGCCTTCAGTACATTCCGCTCGTACGATTATCAGGTGGATTTATACAACCGTTACGTGGATCAGCACGGTCAGGAAGAGGCAGATCGTTTCAGTGCCCGTCCTGGTTACTCTGAGCATCAGACCGGTCTTGGATTTGATATCGGAGAAGCTGGACAGGAAGAGCATTGGGCTGAAGACAGCTTTAAGGATACAGCCGGAGCGAAATGGCTGGCTGAAAATGCACATGAATACGGATTTATTCTGCGCTATCCAGCCGGTAAAGAGGAAATCACAGGGTATCAATATGAATCGTGGCATTTCCGTTATCTTGGCAAGGAGCTTGCAACTGAAGTGTATAACAGTGGATTGACACTTGAAGAATATCTCGGCATTTAA
- a CDS encoding organic hydroperoxide resistance protein, which yields MGKAILTSAATAKGGRNGHVRSDDDLIQLDLAMPGDGQDPEGKSNPEQLFAAGYAACFDGAFNLMAKNAKKEVDHSTTAHVSLEKDEEDGGVKISVKLAVKVSGITQEEAEDLLEKTHNFCPYSKATRGNINVDLEITAE from the coding sequence ATGGGAAAAGCGATTTTAACAAGTGCAGCAACCGCTAAAGGCGGAAGAAACGGACACGTACGCTCAGATGATGACTTAATCCAGCTGGATCTTGCCATGCCTGGTGATGGTCAGGACCCTGAAGGCAAATCAAATCCCGAGCAGCTGTTTGCCGCAGGATATGCAGCATGTTTTGACGGTGCCTTTAACCTGATGGCTAAAAACGCTAAAAAAGAAGTCGATCATTCTACGACTGCTCACGTCAGCCTTGAGAAAGACGAAGAGGATGGCGGTGTCAAAATTTCCGTTAAGCTCGCTGTGAAAGTGAGCGGCATTACACAGGAAGAAGCAGAGGATTTACTTGAAAAAACACATAACTTCTGCCCATACTCTAAAGCAACACGTGGCAATATTAATGTAGACCTTGAGATTACAGCTGAATAA
- the cls gene encoding cardiolipin synthase, giving the protein MDWISFLVGFVFFLNFIFAGILIFLERKDASATWAWLMVLFFIPIAGFALYLLLGRSLRKKHLFNWEGRKRVGIEQLIRYQIDAIHDKKFEFQSRETEKNQDIIYMQLINNAAVLTQDNDLRIITDGRDKFKQLFEDIEDAKDHIHIQTYILRKDNLGKELYNLLVKKAKQGVKVRVLYDDMGSRGMTKRYFKELRAAGGEVEAFFPSKVPLINPRLNYRNHRKISIIDGRIGYIGGFNIGDEYLGLDEKFGYWRDTHLRVEGSSVHPLQTRFILDWNQASHRYDIEYADRYFPPIPRKGDISMQIVSSGPDSDWEQIKNGYLKLINNAEKYVYIQTPYFIPDVSLLDALRIAALSGVDVRIMIPNKPDHMFVYWATYSYVGELMKAGARIYVYDNGFIHAKTLVTDDESASVGTANIDLRSFSLNFEVNAFIYHQETATSLALIFEEDMEKSTELTPELYQKRSHLIRFKESISRLLSPIL; this is encoded by the coding sequence ATGGACTGGATCTCTTTTTTAGTTGGATTTGTCTTTTTTCTTAACTTTATTTTCGCAGGGATCCTCATTTTTCTTGAACGAAAAGATGCAAGTGCAACCTGGGCATGGCTGATGGTCTTGTTTTTTATTCCGATCGCAGGGTTCGCTCTTTATTTATTGCTCGGACGCAGTTTAAGAAAGAAACATTTATTTAATTGGGAAGGGCGCAAGAGGGTTGGGATTGAACAGCTGATCCGTTATCAGATTGACGCAATTCATGACAAAAAGTTTGAATTTCAATCACGTGAAACAGAAAAAAACCAGGATATTATTTATATGCAGCTGATTAATAACGCTGCAGTGTTAACACAGGATAATGATTTACGGATCATTACAGATGGACGGGATAAATTCAAACAGCTGTTTGAAGACATTGAGGATGCGAAGGATCATATTCATATCCAGACTTATATTTTGAGAAAAGATAACCTCGGGAAAGAACTCTATAACCTGCTTGTGAAAAAAGCGAAGCAGGGGGTCAAGGTTCGTGTCCTTTATGATGATATGGGTTCACGGGGTATGACAAAGCGGTATTTTAAAGAGCTGCGGGCAGCAGGCGGAGAAGTAGAGGCGTTCTTCCCATCGAAGGTACCTTTGATTAACCCGCGCCTGAATTACCGGAATCACCGGAAGATCTCCATTATTGATGGACGGATTGGCTATATTGGCGGATTTAATATCGGGGATGAATATCTTGGACTCGATGAGAAGTTCGGCTACTGGCGGGATACCCACCTGAGGGTTGAAGGAAGCTCTGTACACCCGCTTCAGACAAGGTTTATCCTGGACTGGAACCAGGCTTCACACCGCTATGATATCGAATATGCAGACCGGTATTTCCCGCCGATCCCCCGCAAAGGAGACATCTCCATGCAGATCGTCTCAAGCGGACCTGATTCTGATTGGGAGCAAATTAAAAACGGGTATTTAAAGCTCATCAATAACGCTGAAAAGTATGTTTATATTCAAACGCCTTATTTCATTCCCGATGTCAGCCTTTTAGATGCTCTCCGGATCGCTGCGTTGTCAGGTGTAGATGTCCGGATTATGATTCCGAACAAGCCTGATCATATGTTTGTCTATTGGGCCACTTATTCCTATGTAGGTGAATTAATGAAAGCCGGTGCACGAATCTATGTATACGACAACGGATTTATTCATGCAAAAACACTCGTTACAGACGATGAGTCAGCTTCTGTCGGAACAGCCAATATTGATTTACGGAGTTTCAGCCTGAACTTTGAAGTCAACGCATTTATCTATCATCAGGAAACCGCCACTTCACTTGCACTTATTTTTGAAGAGGATATGGAAAAATCAACGGAGCTTACACCTGAACTGTACCAGAAACGCTCACACCTGATCAGATTCAAAGAATCCATTTCAAGGCTGTTATCACCGATCCTTTAA